One window of the Roseovarius sp. THAF9 genome contains the following:
- a CDS encoding ABC transporter ATP-binding protein, with the protein MRDMPLARIENLRVSFRTDAGETDAVRDVSFEIAPGETLAIVGESGSGKSVTSLALMRLVGFDGGQITGGQILFDAGQGPVDLGKFTQNQMRDLRGARIGMIFQEPSTALNPVFTIGFQLTEGLRKHRRLSRAAARSKALELLQEVRLSEPARRLAQYPHELSGGMRQRVMIAMALACEPRLLIADEPTTALDVTTQAEILVLIDRLRRDFGTAVLFITHDMGVVAQVADRVVVLKEGEKVEEGAVSKVFSAPSHPYTRHLLAAVPRLGDMRGKSDPEPFPLDPDSPPKPIPGHDTELLRVEHLTTRFPVRGGLLRRTIGHVHAVEDVSFAINAGQTLALVGESGCGKSTVGRSLLRLLEPNSGRITLAGQDITALEATQLRRARAQMQTIFQDPYGSLNPVLRLAEQVAEPLRNFTNENKAQRTERVAALFDRVDLPRSYLDRYPHELSGGQRQRIAIARALALNPKLIVADEAVSALDVSVQAQVLNLLMELQADLGLSYLFISHDMAVVERVSHHVAVMFAGRIVERGPRAAVLENPQHPYTRALLRAVPVVDPARRPRISDLSFKPIPSPIHPKDHEPGPSLYRTVAPDHVVLTSDCGY; encoded by the coding sequence ATGCGCGACATGCCCCTGGCCCGGATCGAAAACCTGCGCGTCTCGTTCCGTACCGACGCGGGCGAGACCGACGCCGTGCGCGACGTCTCCTTTGAAATCGCACCCGGAGAAACCCTTGCAATCGTTGGAGAATCCGGCTCCGGCAAGTCCGTCACCTCGCTGGCCCTGATGCGCCTCGTCGGGTTCGACGGCGGACAGATCACCGGCGGGCAGATCCTGTTCGACGCAGGGCAGGGTCCGGTCGACCTTGGAAAATTCACGCAAAATCAAATGCGTGACCTGCGCGGCGCCCGGATCGGCATGATCTTCCAGGAACCCTCCACGGCCCTCAACCCGGTCTTCACGATTGGTTTCCAACTGACCGAAGGCCTGCGCAAACACCGCCGCCTCTCCCGCGCCGCCGCGCGGTCCAAGGCCTTGGAACTGCTGCAAGAAGTCCGCCTGTCCGAGCCCGCCCGCCGTCTCGCGCAATATCCGCACGAGCTCTCGGGCGGCATGCGCCAGCGGGTGATGATCGCCATGGCCCTGGCCTGCGAGCCGCGCCTGCTGATCGCCGACGAGCCCACCACCGCGCTCGACGTCACCACCCAAGCCGAAATCCTCGTCCTGATCGACCGCCTGCGCCGCGACTTCGGCACCGCCGTGCTTTTCATCACCCACGATATGGGCGTGGTGGCCCAGGTGGCCGATCGCGTCGTGGTCCTCAAGGAGGGCGAGAAGGTCGAGGAAGGTGCTGTTTCGAAAGTGTTTTCCGCGCCGTCCCATCCTTACACCCGGCACCTCCTCGCCGCTGTTCCGCGTCTTGGCGACATGCGCGGCAAATCCGATCCCGAGCCATTCCCACTAGACCCCGATAGCCCACCGAAACCGATCCCGGGGCACGACACCGAGCTTCTTCGGGTCGAGCATCTGACCACCCGGTTCCCTGTCAGAGGCGGCCTGCTGCGCCGTACCATAGGACATGTTCACGCGGTCGAGGACGTGTCCTTTGCGATCAATGCCGGTCAAACCCTTGCACTTGTTGGTGAATCCGGCTGTGGCAAGTCCACCGTGGGCCGCTCGCTCTTGCGGCTTTTGGAACCGAACAGCGGTCGCATCACGCTTGCCGGCCAGGACATCACGGCGTTGGAGGCGACTCAACTCCGCCGCGCCCGGGCGCAGATGCAGACGATCTTTCAGGATCCCTACGGCAGCCTCAACCCCGTGCTGCGCCTGGCCGAGCAGGTCGCCGAGCCCTTGCGAAACTTTACGAATGAAAACAAAGCGCAACGCACCGAACGCGTGGCGGCGCTCTTTGACCGTGTCGACCTGCCGCGCAGCTATCTCGACCGCTACCCGCACGAGCTGTCCGGCGGCCAGCGCCAGCGCATCGCAATCGCCCGCGCGCTTGCGCTTAACCCGAAATTAATCGTCGCCGACGAAGCTGTTTCGGCGCTGGATGTCAGCGTCCAGGCGCAGGTTCTGAACCTGTTGATGGAATTGCAGGCGGACTTGGGGCTTTCGTATCTCTTCATCAGCCATGACATGGCGGTGGTCGAACGGGTCAGCCATCACGTTGCGGTCATGTTTGCCGGGCGGATCGTCGAACGCGGCCCGCGCGCCGCAGTGCTGGAAAACCCACAGCACCCGTATACCCGCGCCCTCTTGCGTGCGGTGCCGGTTGTCGACCCTGCCCGAAGGCCGCGAATAAGTGATTTGAGTTTCAAACCGATCCCGTCCCCTATACACCCCAAGGATCACGAGCCCGGTCCGTCGCTCTATCGCACCGTCGCGCCGGATCACGTCGTTCTGACCTCGGATTGTGGATACTGA
- a CDS encoding penicillin acylase family protein: MAQVFKWLVRIAGGMILLGLIALLGVYFLLSRSLPDYSKDLDVIGILEPVEIVRDNANVPHIFGTNDPDTFYGLGYAHAQDRLWQMVIMRRTVQGRLSEVFGTRTVEIDKILRRFDLYTLAQRSVEAQDTQTLAALRAYSAGVNARLKEINESALGRGAPEMFLFNNPVSPWTPADSIAIVKLMAVQLSAHLEEEVLYAHAALELDDADRLADIMPLAPGTGIAALPDYASLFPEGVQAPEGTQFAHSTGPGIPDHPLSPFKKRAFAGASNAWAAAPKRSASGGTLLANDPHLGLTAPAIWYLARLELQTGGVIGATIPGVPIVMAGRSADLGWGVTSSYLDDQDLFIERLNPDNPQEYLTPDGYKPFRTESTIIRIADNAPITLTLRWTDNGPVLPGSHYNLADVTPPGHVASLSWTALSDSDTTLSSAMALMRAASVDEAIAAGESYIAPSQNLTLVDQSTIAMKTIGAMPRRDADHETRGRYPSRGWEDSNRWQGTLAYSANPEFTAPAGGLLGNTNNKTVDRPFPNHVSYKWGDTQRVFRWRRLMQNREVHTRDSFIEAQLDTVSFTARSLLPLIGKDLWFTGEAAPEGTPERQRQRALTLLSEWNGEMNEHLPEPLIYAAWLRELQRRLIVDDLGPLADEFPHPDPVFIERVYRDIDGASAWCDIRQSTAQETCSDVARIALDAALIWIDERYGSALESLRWGDAHQATHDHQTLGEVPLLRYFVNIRQSTSGGDNTLLRGRNKGQGPDPFQNVHGAGYRGVYDFADPDSSVFVTATGQSGHFLSRHYDDMAQLWRRGEYIPMSLDADLARAASVGITRLTPAAP; the protein is encoded by the coding sequence ATGGCGCAAGTGTTCAAATGGCTGGTGCGGATCGCGGGCGGGATGATCCTGCTTGGCCTGATCGCGCTGCTCGGCGTCTATTTCCTGCTGTCGCGCTCGCTGCCGGACTATTCCAAAGATCTCGACGTGATCGGCATCCTCGAACCGGTCGAGATCGTGCGCGACAACGCGAATGTCCCGCATATCTTCGGCACCAACGATCCCGACACGTTCTACGGCCTTGGCTATGCCCATGCGCAGGACCGGCTGTGGCAGATGGTGATAATGCGGCGCACGGTGCAAGGGCGCCTCTCGGAGGTGTTCGGCACCCGCACTGTCGAAATCGACAAGATCCTGCGCCGCTTCGACCTCTACACGCTCGCCCAGCGATCGGTCGAGGCGCAGGACACCCAGACGCTTGCCGCCCTGCGCGCCTATTCCGCCGGGGTGAACGCACGACTGAAGGAAATCAACGAATCCGCCCTGGGTCGCGGCGCGCCCGAGATGTTCCTCTTCAACAACCCGGTCTCGCCGTGGACCCCCGCCGATTCCATCGCCATCGTCAAGCTCATGGCGGTGCAGCTGTCGGCCCACCTGGAAGAAGAGGTGCTCTACGCCCACGCAGCACTCGAGCTCGACGATGCCGACCGCCTCGCCGACATCATGCCGCTCGCCCCCGGCACCGGCATCGCGGCGCTGCCCGACTACGCAAGCCTCTTCCCCGAGGGGGTGCAAGCCCCCGAGGGCACCCAATTCGCCCACAGCACCGGCCCCGGCATCCCCGATCACCCGCTCTCGCCCTTCAAGAAACGCGCCTTCGCCGGCGCTTCCAATGCGTGGGCCGCCGCGCCCAAACGCTCGGCCTCGGGCGGCACGCTGCTGGCCAACGATCCCCACCTTGGCCTCACCGCGCCCGCCATCTGGTATCTCGCCCGGCTAGAGCTTCAAACGGGGGGCGTCATCGGCGCCACCATCCCCGGCGTTCCCATCGTCATGGCCGGGCGCAGCGCCGATCTGGGCTGGGGGGTCACATCCTCCTATCTCGACGATCAGGACCTCTTTATCGAGCGCCTCAACCCCGACAACCCGCAGGAATACCTGACGCCCGATGGCTACAAGCCCTTCCGCACCGAAAGCACGATCATCCGCATCGCGGACAACGCCCCCATCACGCTCACTCTGCGCTGGACCGACAATGGCCCCGTGCTGCCCGGCTCGCATTACAACCTGGCCGATGTCACGCCGCCCGGGCACGTGGCCTCTCTGTCATGGACGGCGCTCTCGGACAGCGACACGACGCTCTCCTCGGCCATGGCCCTGATGCGCGCAGCCTCGGTGGACGAGGCCATCGCGGCGGGCGAAAGCTACATCGCCCCCTCGCAGAACCTCACGCTGGTCGATCAGTCGACCATCGCCATGAAGACCATCGGCGCCATGCCCCGCCGCGACGCCGATCATGAAACGCGCGGCCGCTATCCTTCGCGCGGGTGGGAAGACAGCAACCGCTGGCAGGGCACGCTGGCCTATTCCGCCAACCCCGAGTTCACGGCCCCCGCCGGCGGCCTTCTGGGTAATACCAACAACAAGACGGTGGATCGCCCGTTTCCCAACCATGTCAGCTACAAATGGGGCGACACGCAGCGCGTATTCCGCTGGCGCCGCCTGATGCAGAACCGCGAAGTCCATACCCGCGACAGCTTCATCGAGGCGCAGCTCGACACGGTCAGCTTCACCGCCCGCTCGCTTCTGCCGCTCATCGGCAAGGATCTGTGGTTTACCGGCGAGGCCGCGCCCGAGGGCACGCCGGAACGCCAGCGCCAGCGGGCGCTCACGCTGCTGTCGGAATGGAACGGCGAGATGAACGAGCATCTGCCCGAGCCGCTGATCTACGCGGCCTGGCTGCGCGAGTTGCAACGCCGCCTGATCGTCGACGACCTCGGGCCCCTGGCCGACGAGTTCCCCCATCCCGATCCTGTCTTCATCGAGCGCGTCTACCGCGACATCGACGGCGCCTCCGCATGGTGCGACATTCGCCAGTCCACGGCCCAGGAAACCTGCTCGGACGTCGCCCGCATCGCACTCGACGCGGCGCTCATCTGGATCGACGAACGCTACGGCAGCGCGCTGGAAAGCCTGCGCTGGGGCGACGCGCACCAGGCGACCCACGATCACCAGACCCTGGGCGAGGTGCCGCTGCTGCGCTACTTCGTCAACATTCGCCAATCGACCTCGGGCGGCGACAACACGCTTCTGCGCGGGCGCAACAAGGGGCAGGGGCCCGACCCGTTCCAGAACGTGCACGGCGCGGGCTATCGCGGGGTCTACGATTTCGCCGACCCCGATAGCAGTGTCTTCGTCACCGCCACCGGGCAATCGGGCCATTTCCTCAGCCGGCACTATGACGACATGGCCCAGCTTTGGCGCCGGGGCGAATACATCCCGATGTCGCTCGACGCCGATCTCGCGCGCGCAGCGTCGGTCGGCATCACCCGCCTGACCCCCGCCGCGCCCTGA
- a CDS encoding NAD(P)-dependent oxidoreductase, translating into MRREGTREITMTKLAFLGLGVMGYPMAGHLASAGHDVCVYNRTAAKAEAWVKAHGGTSAPTPREAAESADFVMSCVGNDDDLRSVCLGDNGAFAGMAKGATFVDHTTVSAQVTEELYAAAKEAGIGYVDAPISGGQAGAENGQLSIMCGGDADVYAKAEPVMETYAKLCRRIGESGAGQMTKMCNQIAIAGLVQGLSEALHFAEKAGLDGRAVVEVISQGAAGSWQMANRYETMLDDQFEHGFAVDWMRKDLGICLKTGDENGASLPVTALVDQYYKDVQNMGGGRWDTSSLFKRLRKLG; encoded by the coding sequence ATGCGGCGCGAAGGCACGAGGGAGATCACGATGACAAAGCTGGCATTTCTGGGACTGGGCGTGATGGGGTATCCGATGGCCGGGCACCTGGCCTCGGCGGGCCATGACGTTTGCGTCTACAACCGGACGGCGGCCAAGGCCGAGGCCTGGGTGAAGGCGCATGGCGGGACCAGCGCGCCTACCCCGCGGGAGGCCGCGGAGAGTGCGGATTTCGTGATGTCCTGCGTGGGCAATGACGACGATTTGCGGTCGGTTTGCCTAGGGGACAATGGGGCGTTCGCGGGGATGGCCAAGGGCGCGACCTTTGTCGACCACACGACCGTGTCGGCGCAGGTGACAGAGGAGCTTTATGCCGCCGCCAAGGAGGCCGGGATCGGCTATGTCGATGCGCCCATCTCCGGCGGTCAGGCGGGGGCCGAGAACGGGCAGCTGTCAATCATGTGCGGTGGCGACGCGGATGTCTATGCCAAGGCCGAGCCGGTGATGGAGACCTATGCCAAGCTGTGCCGCCGGATCGGCGAGAGCGGCGCGGGCCAGATGACCAAGATGTGCAACCAGATCGCCATTGCCGGGCTGGTACAGGGCCTCAGCGAGGCGCTGCATTTCGCCGAGAAGGCGGGGCTCGATGGCCGCGCGGTGGTCGAGGTGATCAGCCAGGGGGCTGCGGGCAGCTGGCAGATGGCCAACCGCTACGAGACGATGCTGGACGACCAGTTCGAGCATGGATTCGCGGTGGACTGGATGCGCAAGGACCTGGGTATCTGCCTGAAGACCGGCGACGAGAACGGCGCGTCCCTGCCGGTGACGGCGCTTGTGGACCAGTATTACAAGGACGTCCAGAATATGGGCGGCGGGCGTTGGGACACGTCGAGCCTGTTCAAGCGGCTGCGCAAGCTGGGGTGA
- a CDS encoding Crp/Fnr family transcriptional regulator, translating to MSADGATRIEDWTERFQGTRALPRAVRDRLIRAARIVRIDQGTQVFGPDNVPDQLFFLFDGRIRVSQTSEGGREIVLYRVEAGDSCVLTTACMLAEEAYNAEGIAETDVVAVVLPKPDFDRLVAEEEPFRKFVFDAYSRRLIDMLRVVDDVAFGRIDVRLAERLLALAGDRKEVAATHQDLASELGTAREVISRVLADFQKRGLVQQSRGRISLADKPALQALAESA from the coding sequence ATGAGCGCGGACGGGGCGACACGGATCGAGGACTGGACCGAGCGGTTCCAGGGCACGCGCGCCCTGCCCCGTGCCGTGCGCGACCGGTTGATCCGGGCGGCACGGATCGTGCGGATCGACCAGGGCACACAGGTTTTCGGGCCGGACAACGTGCCGGACCAGCTGTTTTTCCTTTTCGACGGGCGGATTCGCGTGTCCCAGACCTCGGAAGGCGGGCGCGAGATCGTGCTTTACCGGGTGGAGGCCGGGGACAGTTGCGTGCTGACCACGGCCTGCATGTTGGCCGAGGAGGCCTATAACGCCGAAGGGATCGCCGAGACGGACGTGGTGGCGGTGGTCCTGCCCAAGCCCGATTTCGACCGGCTGGTGGCCGAGGAAGAGCCGTTCCGCAAGTTCGTGTTCGACGCCTATTCGCGGCGGCTGATCGACATGCTGCGGGTGGTAGATGACGTGGCCTTTGGCCGGATCGACGTGCGGCTGGCCGAGCGTCTGCTGGCACTGGCGGGCGACAGAAAGGAGGTCGCGGCCACGCACCAGGACCTGGCGAGCGAGTTGGGCACGGCGCGGGAGGTGATTTCGCGCGTGCTGGCGGATTTCCAGAAACGCGGGCTGGTGCAGCAATCGCGGGGGCGGATCAGCCTGGCGGACAAGCCCGCACTGCAGGCGCTGGCGGAGAGCGCATGA
- a CDS encoding DUF4386 domain-containing protein, which yields MTALHDDPRLVRLAGALYLVIILCGLTAELVLRGPLLAGSPEEIARALDAGIAQLRLSFLADTVMLLADVALALVFFGLLRHISAPLALAAMVFRLGQAVLIGASLMALGSVPLVLADAPRLAVHMTDLHAIGYDVGLILFAVNSAIMSVLLWRSAVPNVIAGGIAAAALVYVAGSLARLLAPGWVDVVEPAYVVPMVAESALCLWLLVAARL from the coding sequence ATGACGGCATTGCATGATGATCCCCGTCTCGTCCGGCTGGCCGGGGCGCTTTATCTTGTGATCATCCTGTGCGGGCTGACGGCTGAGCTGGTGCTGCGTGGTCCGTTGCTTGCGGGATCGCCCGAAGAGATCGCCCGGGCGCTAGACGCCGGTATTGCGCAACTGCGGCTCAGTTTTCTGGCCGATACCGTGATGCTTCTGGCGGATGTGGCGCTTGCGCTGGTGTTCTTTGGCCTGCTGCGTCATATCTCGGCGCCGCTGGCGTTGGCGGCGATGGTGTTCCGGTTGGGACAGGCGGTTCTGATCGGCGCGAGCCTGATGGCGCTTGGCAGCGTGCCACTGGTGCTGGCGGATGCGCCGCGCCTTGCGGTGCATATGACCGACCTACACGCGATCGGATATGATGTCGGGCTGATCCTGTTCGCGGTGAACAGCGCGATCATGTCCGTGCTGCTGTGGCGGTCGGCGGTGCCGAACGTGATCGCGGGTGGCATCGCCGCGGCTGCCCTGGTTTACGTCGCGGGCAGCCTTGCGCGGCTTTTGGCGCCCGGTTGGGTCGATGTGGTCGAGCCCGCCTACGTGGTGCCGATGGTCGCCGAGAGCGCGCTGTGCCTTTGGCTGCTGGTCGCGGCTCGATTGTGA
- a CDS encoding DUF2892 domain-containing protein has protein sequence MTVNVGTIDRMLRAVLGVVLLYLAFFSGLPAFEAPVWKYLAAIVGLVMLIVAAVRVCPVYSILGIRTCAR, from the coding sequence ATGACTGTCAATGTAGGCACCATCGACCGTATGCTGCGCGCCGTTTTGGGCGTCGTGCTGCTGTATCTTGCGTTTTTCAGCGGGCTGCCGGCGTTCGAAGCCCCGGTTTGGAAGTATCTTGCCGCGATCGTCGGCCTCGTGATGCTGATCGTCGCGGCGGTGCGGGTTTGCCCCGTCTATTCCATCCTCGGCATCCGGACCTGCGCGCGGTAA
- a CDS encoding YeeE/YedE family protein encodes METTFTPFASLGGGALIGLAAVLLMLALGRIFGATGILSGVVFAEGREELSWRAALILGMVLVPGLMFLVTGRWPQIDVPVSPAMIVIGGIVVGFGASLGSGCTSGHGVCGLSRLSRRSIVAVPVFMGTAAITVYVVRHVVGG; translated from the coding sequence ATGGAGACCACGTTCACACCATTCGCGTCGCTGGGCGGCGGCGCGCTGATCGGGCTGGCGGCGGTGCTGCTGATGCTGGCGCTGGGGCGCATTTTTGGCGCGACCGGTATCCTGTCGGGGGTCGTGTTTGCCGAAGGGCGCGAAGAGTTGTCGTGGCGTGCGGCACTGATCCTAGGAATGGTGCTGGTGCCGGGGCTGATGTTTCTGGTTACCGGGCGCTGGCCCCAGATCGATGTGCCGGTCAGCCCGGCGATGATCGTGATCGGCGGGATCGTCGTGGGATTCGGTGCGAGCCTTGGGTCGGGCTGCACCTCGGGACATGGCGTTTGCGGGCTGTCACGGTTGTCGCGGCGCTCGATCGTGGCGGTCCCGGTCTTCATGGGCACGGCGGCGATCACGGTCTATGTCGTCCGTCATGTGGTGGGAGGCTGA
- a CDS encoding DUF6691 family protein — MRLLFAMLTGIIFGAGITLSGMINPAKVLNFLDIAGTWDASLIFVMGGAVVVTFVGYRLVWRRSEPLFAARFQVPTSTAIDGRLVGGSALFGIGWGIAGFCPGAAIPALGTGRWEVILFLAAVGVGLALARLAKGLPLLPRKAEA; from the coding sequence ATGAGACTTTTGTTCGCGATGCTGACCGGCATAATTTTCGGCGCAGGGATCACCCTGTCGGGGATGATCAACCCTGCGAAGGTTCTGAATTTTCTGGATATCGCAGGAACTTGGGATGCGAGCTTGATTTTCGTGATGGGGGGCGCCGTCGTGGTGACCTTTGTCGGCTATCGGCTGGTCTGGCGGCGGTCTGAGCCGCTTTTCGCTGCGCGTTTCCAGGTTCCGACCTCGACTGCGATCGACGGTCGGCTGGTGGGCGGATCGGCCCTCTTCGGGATTGGCTGGGGCATCGCGGGGTTCTGCCCCGGGGCGGCCATTCCGGCGCTTGGCACCGGCCGCTGGGAGGTTATCCTGTTCTTGGCCGCGGTGGGTGTCGGGCTGGCACTGGCGCGGCTGGCCAAGGGGCTGCCGCTGTTGCCGCGAAAGGCCGAGGCGTAA
- a CDS encoding MBL fold metallo-hydrolase, which translates to MTEYSVTMDVTPHVQGFFDEATNTISYIVKDPASNACAIVDSVMDIDYAAGRITYDHADELIRQIEDRDLRLEWIIETHVHADHLSAAPYIQQKLGGKIGIGAKIMVVQDTFGKVFNEGTEFQRDGSQFDALFEDGDTYMVGEMECFAMYTPGHTPACMVHVMGDAAFVGDTLFMPDGGSARADFPGGDAGQLYDSIQKVLALPDAMRLFMCHDYGPNGRDIAWETTVGDEKAHNIHVGGGKTKEEFVKFRTERDATLAMPKLIIPSLQVNMRAGKVPTDKDGNPVLKVPVNGL; encoded by the coding sequence ATGACCGAGTATTCAGTCACGATGGACGTGACACCGCACGTGCAGGGGTTCTTCGATGAGGCCACCAACACGATCAGCTATATCGTGAAGGACCCCGCCAGTAACGCCTGTGCCATCGTCGACAGCGTGATGGACATAGATTACGCCGCCGGGCGGATCACCTATGACCATGCCGACGAACTAATCCGGCAGATCGAGGATCGGGACCTGCGGCTGGAATGGATCATCGAGACGCATGTCCATGCCGATCACCTGTCTGCCGCGCCCTATATCCAGCAAAAGCTGGGTGGCAAGATCGGCATCGGCGCAAAGATCATGGTCGTGCAGGACACGTTCGGCAAGGTGTTCAACGAAGGCACGGAGTTTCAGCGCGACGGGTCGCAGTTCGATGCGCTTTTCGAGGATGGCGACACCTACATGGTGGGCGAGATGGAATGTTTCGCCATGTACACGCCGGGCCACACGCCGGCCTGCATGGTGCATGTCATGGGCGACGCGGCTTTCGTGGGCGACACGCTGTTCATGCCCGATGGCGGCTCGGCCCGGGCGGATTTTCCGGGCGGGGATGCGGGGCAGCTTTATGACAGCATCCAGAAGGTGCTGGCCCTGCCCGATGCGATGCGCCTCTTCATGTGCCACGACTATGGCCCCAATGGGCGCGACATCGCATGGGAGACGACCGTGGGCGACGAGAAAGCGCACAACATCCACGTGGGCGGCGGCAAGACGAAAGAGGAATTCGTCAAGTTCCGCACCGAGCGGGATGCGACGCTGGCGATGCCCAAGCTGATCATCCCGTCGCTGCAGGTGAACATGCGCGCTGGAAAGGTGCCGACGGACAAGGACGGGAACCCGGTGCTGAAGGTGCCGGTTAACGGGCTGTAA
- a CDS encoding MBL fold metallo-hydrolase: MSDDILSKTSASTGAASPEVIGFYDSDTGSCQYICICPETQKAALIDVVQSLDPKSYATGFAPAQWALDTIAERGLDLEWILDTHPHADHLMASAWLKEQTGAPTGIGEKVHQIAELWRGYYNAPHAFPVDPHFDRLFADGDTFRIGNLDVKVMLSPGHTLGSVTYVVGDAIFAHDTLMMPDAGTSRCDFPGGTAAELYDSIMRILDHPEDFRVFIGHDYGTDSRDEPAWESTVGEQKRENIHLKDGASKAEYVARREKRDATLALPDRMLAALQVNLRGGRLPEPEEDGKSYFKIPANKF, from the coding sequence ATGAGCGACGACATCCTGAGCAAAACTTCGGCCTCGACAGGCGCGGCAAGCCCCGAGGTGATCGGGTTTTATGATTCGGATACAGGCAGTTGCCAGTATATCTGCATCTGCCCAGAGACCCAGAAAGCGGCGCTGATCGACGTGGTGCAGTCACTGGACCCGAAATCCTATGCCACCGGGTTCGCGCCCGCGCAATGGGCGCTGGACACCATCGCGGAGCGCGGGCTGGACCTGGAGTGGATCCTCGATACGCATCCGCATGCGGATCACCTGATGGCGAGCGCCTGGCTGAAAGAGCAGACCGGCGCGCCCACGGGCATCGGTGAAAAGGTTCACCAGATTGCGGAGCTTTGGCGCGGCTATTACAACGCGCCGCACGCCTTTCCGGTCGATCCGCATTTCGACCGGCTGTTCGCGGATGGCGACACGTTCAGAATCGGCAATCTGGACGTGAAGGTGATGTTGTCGCCGGGCCATACGCTGGGGTCGGTGACCTACGTGGTGGGCGACGCGATCTTTGCCCATGACACGCTGATGATGCCGGATGCCGGTACCTCGCGTTGCGATTTCCCCGGCGGGACGGCGGCGGAGCTTTATGACAGCATCATGCGGATCCTGGACCATCCGGAAGACTTTCGCGTTTTCATCGGGCACGATTACGGCACCGACAGCCGCGACGAGCCTGCCTGGGAAAGCACGGTGGGCGAGCAGAAACGCGAGAACATCCACCTGAAGGACGGCGCGAGCAAGGCCGAGTATGTCGCCCGGCGCGAGAAGCGGGATGCGACGCTGGCCCTGCCCGACCGAATGCTGGCGGCGTTGCAGGTGAACCTGCGCGGCGGGCGCCTGCCCGAGCCGGAGGAAGACGGAAAGAGCTACTTCAAGATACCGGCGAACAAATTCTAG
- a CDS encoding phosphatase PAP2 family protein — protein sequence MDRIVNRIFLIVTGAIFAWTWAAPAVSLHHFAVPLAHYIGLGLSMWTAGALILFCFGLIRQAAGGSAQADRLGFVKTWLVHQRQERFLNVIVPLVAFIVTMASFTVHKTVVLPGYGFTWDADFIAWDRALFLGHDPWTLSHAVFGSATATWWIDQFYHAWFYPMIIAYVVCGLMVAGPLVRACYIGTFLISWFVIGCVLAGMLASAGPVYDGALFEADVFEPLKTRLAAQADAVPGIASQLFQAELLAGFERGAIGLGYGISAMPSMHVALAAMWALLFFGVSRWLGLVGMVYTVFIWVGSVHLGWHYAVDGLVSSALVVAIWGALRVLIPRLASGKTVERAALPGVPGE from the coding sequence ATGGACCGCATCGTCAACCGTATATTCCTGATCGTCACGGGCGCGATCTTTGCCTGGACCTGGGCGGCGCCTGCGGTGTCGCTGCACCATTTCGCAGTGCCATTGGCGCATTACATCGGGCTGGGCCTGAGCATGTGGACCGCCGGGGCGCTGATCCTGTTCTGTTTCGGGTTGATCCGGCAGGCGGCGGGCGGTTCGGCCCAAGCGGACCGGCTGGGTTTCGTGAAGACCTGGCTGGTGCATCAGCGGCAGGAACGGTTCCTGAACGTAATCGTGCCACTGGTCGCGTTCATCGTGACGATGGCGAGCTTCACAGTCCACAAGACCGTGGTGTTGCCGGGCTACGGGTTCACGTGGGACGCAGATTTCATCGCGTGGGACCGGGCGCTGTTCCTCGGGCACGACCCCTGGACGCTGAGCCACGCGGTGTTCGGCAGCGCCACGGCGACGTGGTGGATCGACCAGTTCTATCATGCGTGGTTTTACCCGATGATCATTGCCTATGTCGTTTGCGGGCTGATGGTGGCGGGGCCACTGGTGCGGGCGTGTTATATCGGGACGTTTTTGATCAGCTGGTTCGTGATCGGTTGTGTGCTGGCGGGGATGCTCGCGTCGGCGGGGCCGGTCTATGACGGGGCACTTTTCGAGGCGGACGTGTTCGAGCCGCTGAAAACCCGGCTGGCGGCACAGGCGGACGCGGTGCCGGGAATCGCCTCGCAGCTCTTCCAGGCGGAGTTGCTGGCCGGGTTCGAGCGCGGGGCGATCGGGCTGGGGTACGGGATCTCGGCGATGCCGTCGATGCATGTGGCGCTGGCGGCGATGTGGGCGCTGTTGTTCTTTGGCGTCAGCCGGTGGCTGGGGCTGGTGGGGATGGTCTATACGGTGTTCATCTGGGTGGGGTCTGTGCACCTGGGCTGGCATTACGCGGTGGACGGGCTCGTGTCTTCGGCGCTGGTGGTGGCGATCTGGGGCGCCTTGCGGGTGCTGATCCCGCGGTTGGCGTCAGGCAAAACCGTCGAGCGCGCGGCGTTGCCGGGGGTGCCCGGGGAGTGA